The Desulfovibrio sp. UIB00 genome has a window encoding:
- the rsmH gene encoding 16S rRNA (cytosine(1402)-N(4))-methyltransferase RsmH — protein sequence MTEILDNIAEPVRHVPVLPAETLEALSPRAGGRYLDGTLGMGGHASAVLGTASDIELCGLDRDEDAMALARQRLAPFGDRAHIFHCNYSNFPDALAELGWNKVDGALLDIGVSSLQLDEAERGFSFHGDGPLDMRMDQNSGQPSAWHWVNRESFARLKECIAMLGEEPQAGRIARVIVESRQKASIDTTAELAALVEKAYPAAWRAKARRHPATRTFQALRMAVNDELGELRRFLDNILAYLPIGGRLAIITFHSLEDRMVKQAMRHWAEGCRCPRHVPVCVCHHQPEVRILFKKPVTATPEELAVNPRSSSAKLRAVEKIAEATGS from the coding sequence ATGACGGAAATTTTGGATAACATCGCAGAACCCGTGCGGCACGTGCCGGTGCTTCCGGCGGAAACGCTGGAGGCTCTTTCGCCCCGCGCCGGGGGCCGTTATCTGGACGGCACCCTGGGGATGGGCGGCCATGCCTCGGCAGTGCTCGGCACCGCCAGCGACATCGAACTGTGCGGCCTCGACCGGGACGAAGACGCCATGGCTCTTGCGCGTCAGCGGTTGGCCCCCTTTGGCGACCGCGCTCACATTTTTCATTGCAATTACAGCAATTTTCCCGATGCGCTGGCAGAACTGGGCTGGAACAAGGTGGACGGCGCGCTGCTGGATATCGGCGTGTCTTCGCTCCAGCTTGATGAGGCCGAACGCGGTTTCAGCTTTCACGGCGATGGCCCGCTTGATATGCGTATGGATCAGAATTCCGGCCAGCCATCGGCCTGGCACTGGGTCAACCGCGAGAGCTTTGCAAGGCTCAAGGAATGTATCGCCATGCTGGGCGAAGAACCACAGGCCGGGCGCATTGCCCGCGTAATTGTGGAATCGCGTCAGAAGGCCAGCATAGACACCACCGCAGAACTGGCGGCCCTGGTGGAAAAGGCCTATCCCGCCGCTTGGCGGGCCAAGGCCAGGCGGCATCCGGCCACGCGCACCTTTCAGGCCTTGCGCATGGCCGTCAACGATGAGCTGGGCGAACTACGGCGTTTTCTTGATAACATCCTGGCATATCTGCCCATTGGCGGCAGGCTTGCCATCATAACGTTTCATTCGCTTGAAGACCGCATGGTCAAGCAGGCCATGCGACATTGGGCAGAAGGCTGCCGCTGCCCGCGCCATGTGCCGGTATGCGTGTGCCATCATCAGCCAGAAGTGCGCATTCTGTTTAAAAAGC
- a CDS encoding division/cell wall cluster transcriptional repressor MraZ produces MKKLFTKSLSRSLDPKGRLMLPPEYREGLYADGGSGTFWLTAFYGRLVAYLPADWDMVTEQLGSIPMPSPRLSHFKTKVMGLAQELEPDAQGRVRIPQVLMREAGLHKDAMLVGMLNKFEIWDQERFNALQLEDVSDELSGLGITLSL; encoded by the coding sequence GTGAAAAAACTGTTCACAAAAAGCCTTTCCCGCAGCCTAGACCCCAAGGGGCGACTCATGCTGCCGCCGGAATACCGCGAAGGACTCTACGCGGACGGCGGCTCTGGGACGTTTTGGCTTACCGCTTTTTACGGACGCCTGGTGGCATATCTGCCCGCCGACTGGGACATGGTTACAGAACAGCTTGGCAGTATTCCCATGCCCTCACCCAGGCTTTCGCACTTCAAAACAAAGGTTATGGGCCTTGCCCAGGAACTTGAACCCGATGCCCAAGGGCGGGTGCGTATTCCGCAGGTGCTGATGCGCGAGGCTGGTTTGCACAAGGATGCAATGCTTGTGGGCATGCTGAACAAATTTGAAATCTGGGATCAGGAACGCTTCAATGCCCTCCAGCTTGAGGATGTGTCCGACGAGCTTTCCGGGCTTGGCATAACTCTCAGTCTATAG
- the pyk gene encoding pyruvate kinase — translation MRTKIVATIGPASNSKEKLHELAEAGVSVFRLNFSHGGAADFVAIIQSIREVEAAIGRPITIMQDLSGPKIRLGVLPETSITVTKGMELLLGPSDRHVDDFPYLPFDHDVILESLEPGDRMVLADGGLQFVVTECRADGLVMLKADNSGIVTSRKGLALPGKATKVRALTEKDKKDLADGLKLGVDAVAISYVQTADDVREAKELIAAAGKNLPVVVKLERQSAVDNLAEILHETDVVMVARGDLGVECPLPLLPALQKRIISACNKASKPVIVATQMLLSMVNSPAPTRAETTDVANAVLDGADCVMLSEETAMGNFPVETVRYMRRITDEAERLLLLNRKLEEPDSDKGIPEFLAYSACLLADKASAKAIVSHSLSGSSARQVSARRPPQSIYALTPDPVSIKALNFVWGVRPVFVENPQEEPSHLIRAESFIHNSPDFEPDDCAVITAGQVKGSSATPRGTNLVKIYWK, via the coding sequence ATGAGAACGAAAATTGTCGCTACTATCGGTCCCGCCTCCAACAGCAAAGAAAAACTGCACGAACTGGCAGAGGCCGGTGTCAGTGTATTTCGCCTTAATTTTTCGCACGGCGGCGCGGCGGACTTTGTTGCCATCATCCAGAGCATCCGAGAGGTGGAAGCGGCCATCGGGCGGCCCATCACCATCATGCAGGATCTTTCCGGCCCCAAAATCCGTCTTGGAGTGCTGCCCGAAACCAGCATAACCGTCACCAAGGGCATGGAGCTGCTGCTCGGCCCCAGCGACCGCCATGTGGACGATTTCCCCTATCTGCCCTTTGACCACGATGTGATCCTTGAAAGCCTCGAGCCCGGCGACCGCATGGTGCTGGCTGACGGCGGACTTCAGTTTGTGGTTACTGAGTGCCGCGCGGACGGCCTCGTGATGCTCAAGGCGGACAACTCCGGCATCGTCACCTCGCGCAAGGGGCTGGCCCTGCCCGGCAAGGCCACCAAGGTTCGCGCCCTGACGGAAAAGGACAAAAAAGACCTTGCGGACGGCCTCAAACTTGGCGTGGACGCAGTGGCAATCTCCTATGTGCAGACTGCGGACGACGTGCGTGAAGCCAAGGAGCTTATCGCCGCTGCCGGCAAAAACCTGCCAGTGGTCGTCAAGCTTGAACGGCAGAGCGCCGTGGACAACCTTGCAGAAATTCTGCACGAGACTGACGTCGTCATGGTGGCTCGCGGCGACCTTGGAGTGGAATGCCCCCTGCCCCTTCTGCCCGCGCTGCAAAAACGCATCATCAGCGCATGCAACAAGGCCTCCAAGCCGGTGATTGTTGCCACGCAGATGCTGCTCTCCATGGTCAACAGCCCTGCCCCCACTCGCGCGGAGACCACAGACGTGGCCAATGCCGTGCTTGACGGCGCGGACTGCGTGATGCTTTCGGAAGAAACCGCCATGGGCAACTTCCCCGTTGAAACGGTGCGCTACATGCGCCGTATCACGGACGAAGCCGAACGCCTGCTGCTGCTCAACCGCAAGCTTGAAGAGCCGGACAGCGACAAGGGCATACCGGAATTTCTGGCCTACTCCGCCTGCCTGCTGGCAGACAAGGCTTCGGCCAAGGCCATTGTGTCGCACAGTCTTTCGGGCAGTTCGGCCCGGCAGGTCTCTGCCCGCCGCCCCCCGCAAAGCATCTATGCGCTCACGCCTGACCCGGTTTCCATCAAGGCGCTCAACTTCGTCTGGGGCGTGAGGCCGGTTTTTGTGGAAAATCCGCAGGAAGAACCAAGCCACCTTATCCGGGCCGAGAGCTTTATTCACAACAGCCCGGATTTTGAACCTGACGACTGCGCGGTTATTACCGCTGGTCAGGT